In the genome of Carnobacterium pleistocenium FTR1, one region contains:
- a CDS encoding Gfo/Idh/MocA family protein, with translation MKKLNWGILGLGQIANEFAETFSVENALLYAAGSRNDEKAATFAKKYGIEKSYGSYDALLADSSIDVVYIATPHSYHAELILKSLAAGKHVLSEKAITMNNDQLTQAMELAEEKKLVLAEAMVIYHMPLYHKLKEIAQEGSLGKLKMIQVSFGSLKEEDPTNRFFNKNLAGGALLDIGIYALSFTRFFLTSQPQEIHTTMNFYETGVDEQSGILLKNDHDELATISLTFRAKMPKLGIVAFENGFFTVNDFPRAERATLTHSDGTVETIEAGDTKQAMNYEIADITNLILSNQPDPSLPLTHDVMEIMDTLRTKWDLKYDFE, from the coding sequence ATGAAAAAGTTAAATTGGGGAATTTTAGGTTTAGGTCAAATTGCAAATGAATTTGCAGAGACCTTTAGTGTTGAGAACGCATTATTATACGCTGCCGGTTCGCGAAATGATGAAAAAGCAGCTACATTTGCTAAAAAGTATGGTATCGAAAAATCTTATGGTTCATATGATGCATTGCTAGCAGATTCTTCTATTGATGTAGTTTATATTGCTACACCGCATAGCTATCACGCTGAATTGATTTTAAAAAGTCTAGCAGCTGGCAAACATGTTTTATCAGAAAAAGCAATCACAATGAATAATGATCAATTAACCCAAGCTATGGAATTGGCTGAAGAGAAAAAACTAGTCTTAGCTGAAGCCATGGTTATTTACCACATGCCGCTTTACCATAAATTAAAAGAGATTGCTCAAGAAGGCTCTCTTGGTAAGCTAAAAATGATTCAAGTCTCTTTTGGGAGTTTGAAAGAAGAAGATCCGACGAATCGTTTCTTCAACAAAAATCTTGCTGGTGGAGCGCTACTAGATATCGGAATTTATGCACTATCATTTACCCGCTTTTTCTTGACTAGCCAGCCACAAGAAATCCATACGACTATGAATTTTTACGAAACAGGTGTAGATGAGCAATCGGGTATTCTATTAAAAAATGATCACGATGAGCTAGCTACTATCTCGCTTACTTTTAGAGCTAAAATGCCGAAATTGGGAATTGTTGCATTTGAGAATGGTTTTTTCACGGTCAATGATTTTCCGCGTGCAGAAAGAGCTACTTTAACACACTCAGATGGCACAGTTGAAACAATTGAAGCTGGCGATACAAAACAAGCTATGAATTATGAAATAGCTGATATTACCAATTTGATTTTATCAAATCAACCAGATCCTTCGCTCCCTCTTACTCATGACGTAATGGAAATAATGGACACACTAAGAACTAAATGGGATCTTAAATACGATTTTGAATAA
- a CDS encoding HEAT repeat domain-containing protein: MNYLLLDVALLGVISLFITNLCIVIFTVIINQKYRLNEKSYQESCKQIQPIMEEKINDPSQLVEKLNFFETKKERKVVFDVLIKYAQMPGTAGNSLWVLEQLGFYDELIVDASKKLTLQHIQFFSQLRFHKAFPLLIKGTKSKNFEIKYNSFYAISSLPLSEKELPIYIEALLESAIMSDRIIDMLNHLQMDVEKTLHFLREATLDKNKIILLLVLRNRLKKEDPLLVKQLLPYLEESREVRIATIRALATSENDFYFSFFQELYKKESDWQVRAVLAKDLPLLNAPSEQELLMDMLKDENWWVRHNATNNMKKRYPDNVMLDQKYETFETADQLTQLKMKGSGTE, encoded by the coding sequence ATGAACTATTTATTGCTTGATGTTGCTTTGTTAGGGGTTATCAGTTTATTTATTACGAATCTATGCATTGTTATTTTTACAGTCATTATTAATCAGAAGTATCGATTAAATGAAAAAAGCTATCAAGAGTCATGCAAACAAATACAACCGATCATGGAAGAAAAAATCAATGATCCGAGTCAGCTTGTCGAAAAATTAAATTTTTTTGAAACTAAAAAAGAACGAAAAGTTGTCTTTGATGTACTTATTAAATATGCTCAAATGCCTGGGACAGCTGGAAATAGTTTGTGGGTACTAGAGCAGCTAGGGTTTTATGATGAATTGATTGTAGATGCTTCGAAAAAGTTAACTTTACAGCATATTCAATTTTTTAGTCAACTACGCTTCCATAAAGCGTTCCCTCTATTAATTAAGGGAACAAAAAGTAAAAATTTCGAAATCAAGTACAATTCTTTTTATGCTATTTCATCCTTACCTTTATCAGAAAAAGAATTACCAATTTATATCGAAGCTTTGTTAGAGTCAGCTATTATGAGTGATCGCATTATTGATATGTTGAATCATCTCCAAATGGATGTTGAAAAAACCCTTCATTTTTTACGTGAAGCTACACTAGATAAAAATAAAATCATCTTATTATTAGTTTTAAGAAACCGTTTAAAAAAAGAAGACCCCTTATTGGTAAAGCAACTTTTACCTTACTTAGAAGAATCAAGAGAAGTTCGGATAGCTACTATTCGTGCACTGGCTACAAGTGAAAATGACTTTTACTTTTCTTTTTTTCAAGAACTATATAAAAAAGAAAGCGATTGGCAAGTGCGGGCAGTACTAGCAAAAGACCTTCCGTTGTTAAACGCACCTAGTGAACAGGAATTACTAATGGACATGCTAAAAGATGAAAATTGGTGGGTACGCCATAATGCTACAAATAATATGAAAAAACGTTATCCAGATAATGTCATGCTTGATCAGAAATATGAGACGTTTGAAACTGCTGATCAATTGACACAATTAAAAATGAAAGGAAGTGGGACTGAATGA
- a CDS encoding glycosyltransferase family 2 protein translates to MMLIENFIYYFSLFILGYSIIVTTLYLILILVSWKRLREFIEIIQTNITSVSHYTKPISIVVPAYNEEQTIVESVRSFLQLDYPEFEVIVVNDGSTDETMAKLIHFFDLYPVELDSDIKIETNLIKQAYKSHQNSGLILLDKENGGKADALNAGINVSLYPLFCAIDADCIIEKDALLRIVSPFLKYEETIAVGGMVRIANGSTIKNGEIIQTKVPKKMIERFQVIEYFRAFLTSRVGWQRFNALMIISGAFGLFKKSAVLEVGGFERTIGEDMELVLRLHEKFHQNSEPYRIDFASDAVCWTQAPDSYKDLKSQRVRWHRGLFDSLNRHQKMLGNPKYGSVGLASMPYFFLVELFGPMIEMIGYIVMGLAIYLDILSSYVGIIFLLTCLMGILFSYSAILFEEISYKRYSNLKDILLLFMVSILEQFYYRPLTVWWRVTAFFNYRKGSKKWGTIERKNFDTKTENNEI, encoded by the coding sequence ATGATGCTGATAGAAAATTTCATTTACTACTTTAGTTTGTTTATTTTAGGGTATTCTATTATAGTCACAACCTTGTATCTTATTCTTATCCTTGTTTCTTGGAAACGATTAAGAGAATTTATTGAAATCATTCAAACAAATATTACAAGTGTCAGTCATTATACTAAACCAATTTCTATTGTTGTACCGGCTTATAATGAAGAACAAACAATTGTGGAAAGTGTCCGCTCTTTTTTACAGTTAGACTACCCAGAATTTGAAGTGATCGTCGTTAACGATGGATCAACAGATGAGACAATGGCTAAACTGATTCATTTTTTTGATTTATATCCTGTAGAACTAGATAGTGATATAAAGATCGAAACAAACCTTATCAAACAAGCTTATAAATCTCATCAAAATTCAGGTTTGATTTTATTAGATAAAGAAAATGGCGGCAAAGCAGATGCATTGAATGCCGGCATAAATGTCTCTTTGTACCCATTGTTTTGTGCGATCGATGCTGATTGTATCATTGAAAAAGATGCTTTGTTACGGATTGTTTCACCATTTCTTAAATATGAAGAAACGATTGCAGTAGGCGGGATGGTTCGAATCGCAAATGGCAGTACTATAAAAAATGGGGAAATCATTCAAACCAAAGTTCCTAAGAAAATGATTGAACGGTTTCAAGTTATTGAATATTTTCGAGCTTTCTTAACGAGTCGTGTCGGTTGGCAACGATTCAATGCACTAATGATCATTTCAGGAGCATTTGGCCTATTTAAAAAATCTGCTGTATTAGAAGTTGGGGGATTTGAACGAACGATTGGGGAAGATATGGAACTTGTTTTAAGATTACATGAAAAGTTCCATCAAAACAGTGAACCTTACCGCATTGATTTTGCTTCAGATGCCGTTTGCTGGACACAAGCACCTGACAGTTATAAAGATTTGAAAAGTCAACGGGTGAGGTGGCATAGAGGTCTATTTGATTCTTTGAATAGACATCAAAAAATGTTGGGTAATCCTAAATACGGGTCTGTTGGTCTAGCTTCAATGCCCTACTTCTTTTTAGTAGAGCTGTTTGGACCGATGATTGAAATGATAGGATACATTGTAATGGGACTAGCTATTTATTTAGACATCCTCTCTTCTTATGTCGGTATTATCTTTTTGCTAACCTGTTTGATGGGGATTTTATTTTCTTATTCGGCTATTCTGTTTGAAGAAATTTCTTATAAACGTTACAGCAATTTGAAAGATATTTTATTGCTATTCATGGTTAGTATTTTAGAGCAGTTCTATTATCGTCCATTGACGGTATGGTGGAGAGTGACAGCATTTTTTAATTATCGTAAAGGTAGTAAAAAATGGGGAACAATTGAACGGAAAAATTTCGATACAAAAACCGAAAATAATGAAATATAA
- a CDS encoding glycoside hydrolase family 73 protein produces the protein MPLKKQKKNSYKKMKYKKSKRITPSHFLMTLFIFVSIFFGTLYFLAQEIPDIQVPQNGQDEENRFIIQISDYAKELQKRYGVLPSISIAQAILESDWGTSELSVENNNFYGIKGDSAEPTVTMTTKEFVNGEWIEVNAEFRKYTTWQESMEDHSKLFTTGTSWNANQYAKVLASTDYKEAAYALQESGYATDPDYPDKLIRLIEQHNLNQYDQE, from the coding sequence ATGCCACTTAAAAAGCAAAAAAAGAATAGTTACAAAAAAATGAAATACAAGAAAAGTAAAAGAATAACGCCCAGTCATTTCTTGATGACGCTATTCATTTTTGTATCCATCTTTTTTGGGACCCTTTATTTTTTGGCACAAGAAATACCGGACATCCAAGTGCCTCAAAACGGCCAAGATGAAGAAAATCGGTTTATCATCCAAATTTCCGATTACGCTAAAGAGCTACAAAAGAGGTATGGTGTCTTACCAAGCATTAGTATCGCTCAAGCCATACTTGAATCAGATTGGGGCACTAGTGAACTTTCAGTGGAAAACAATAATTTTTATGGAATCAAAGGAGACAGTGCTGAACCAACTGTTACAATGACCACTAAAGAATTTGTTAATGGAGAATGGATCGAAGTCAATGCAGAGTTTAGGAAGTATACAACATGGCAAGAATCAATGGAAGATCATTCTAAATTATTTACTACAGGAACGTCATGGAATGCAAATCAATACGCGAAAGTTTTAGCATCAACGGACTACAAAGAAGCAGCTTATGCATTACAAGAAAGCGGCTATGCTACGGATCCTGATTACCCAGATAAATTGATTCGATTGATTGAACAACACAACTTGAATCAGTACGATCAAGAATAA
- a CDS encoding beta/alpha barrel domain-containing protein, whose product MVAKKDSPSITTDLRKHYVTVPEIIDTASGIIINGKKFRSLIFTTDIAIIMNNDADAVIAVYPFSPHPAVIQGITNVASMPVLAGVGGGITNGLRSANIALFAEAHGCIGVVLNSPTPNETYLEVNKMVDIPIISTVVSEYVDIQEKLDAGVDILNISGAAKTAHIVREIRKKFPKVPIIATGGPTEESIKETIAAGANAITYTPPSNGELFSTLMKKYRQQEEINYDEQKALEEENKN is encoded by the coding sequence ATGGTAGCTAAAAAAGATTCTCCAAGTATTACGACTGATTTAAGAAAGCATTATGTAACCGTTCCAGAAATAATTGATACGGCTAGTGGCATTATCATAAATGGAAAAAAATTTCGTTCACTTATCTTCACGACTGATATTGCTATTATTATGAATAATGATGCGGATGCAGTCATTGCCGTTTATCCATTCTCACCACACCCAGCTGTTATTCAAGGGATCACAAATGTGGCAAGTATGCCCGTTTTAGCTGGAGTAGGCGGAGGGATCACTAATGGGCTTCGTTCGGCCAACATTGCGCTATTTGCTGAAGCACACGGCTGTATTGGTGTCGTGTTAAACTCGCCTACACCAAATGAGACGTATCTAGAAGTTAATAAAATGGTTGACATTCCTATCATATCAACAGTTGTTTCAGAATATGTGGATATTCAAGAAAAATTAGATGCCGGTGTGGATATTTTAAATATCAGCGGAGCAGCTAAAACGGCTCATATTGTGCGTGAGATACGTAAGAAATTCCCAAAAGTGCCAATCATTGCAACAGGCGGACCGACAGAAGAAAGTATCAAAGAAACGATTGCTGCTGGTGCAAATGCCATTACGTACACACCGCCTAGTAATGGGGAATTATTTAGCACCTTAATGAAAAAATACCGTCAACAAGAAGAAATTAACTACGATGAGCAAAAAGCGTTAGAAGAAGAAAACAAAAATTAA
- a CDS encoding VOC family protein, giving the protein MLVDSYPYLIFNGNAEEALNFYATVLKAEILDSSKFKDMPPNPENPVLPEKLQNMIMNATLQLTNGSYLMFSDNPLEGEQGYKQGNNVSVTLVYETAEETREVFDQLKVDGKIVMPLEETFWSPLYGNVVDQFGIAWQISTIAPGMMNTAEQGQLKKETILKIKSSKKKG; this is encoded by the coding sequence ATGTTGGTCGATTCTTATCCGTACTTGATATTTAATGGCAACGCAGAAGAAGCATTGAATTTTTATGCAACTGTTCTCAAAGCAGAGATTTTAGATAGCAGCAAATTCAAGGATATGCCGCCAAACCCAGAAAATCCCGTCTTGCCTGAGAAATTACAAAATATGATAATGAATGCAACCTTGCAGCTGACAAATGGAAGCTATCTGATGTTTTCCGATAACCCGCTCGAAGGTGAACAGGGATACAAACAAGGCAACAACGTATCTGTCACTTTAGTTTATGAAACAGCAGAGGAAACACGTGAGGTTTTTGACCAATTAAAAGTAGACGGAAAAATAGTGATGCCGCTTGAGGAGACATTTTGGAGCCCTTTGTATGGGAATGTCGTTGATCAGTTTGGAATTGCCTGGCAGATTTCGACCATTGCGCCTGGTATGATGAACACAGCTGAACAAGGTCAGTTAAAGAAAGAAACAATTTTGAAGATCAAGTCTAGTAAAAAGAAGGGATAG
- the pbp4 gene encoding penicillin-binding protein PBP4(5): MRNSSTKGKKLPTWATISIIVAVIALIGGGVIGYTAWSAARDEEAAQATADTFIAALEKQDYTAMSQVVSEESLTAIDYTRESMSERYTTVYGGIGAAELDISDLAVTQNEETDQYEIAYTVNMETALGELEEKQYETTLSKVDSDYQVDWNTQLIFPDMEPTDKISIVKTAGERGEILDKDGSPLATKGISWQVGLQPVALGEGDQRTTNLEEIAETYDVTVEELTSLLEQGWVTPESFVPFKLLAQDAELPQVTGVLYQETTNRTYPLNEAAAHLIGYVGDASAEDIEENPTLSSGDLIGKSGLEATYDERLRGQKGGRIEIQTSDDELKMVLQETEVEDGEDITLTIDADMQQAAYDQLTGEQGSAVFMNPTDGSLLALVSTPSYDANGMSNGISSEDYQAYVDDPASPFLARYASGYAPGSTFKVITAGIGLDSGTIIPEETQAIDGLSWQKDASWGDYRVTRVTDVPSVNLADAFAYSDNIYFAREALEMGQEVYEAGLSRYIFGEDLKLPIAMNPAQISNSGTLNSEGNLADTAFGQGELLLNPIQQAVSYTPFANGGNLVYPKLTADQETAESKEPVTPESAAIIKEDLIQAVEKEYGSSHKLAVIDQQIAAKTGTAETTEAETEGEDAETNGFLLAFDAENSDYLMLAMIEGESSGSVIDTMLPMLEKMDTFQ; this comes from the coding sequence ATGAGAAATAGCAGCACAAAAGGAAAAAAGCTTCCTACATGGGCAACAATCAGCATTATTGTAGCAGTGATTGCATTGATTGGTGGGGGAGTTATCGGATATACCGCTTGGTCTGCAGCCAGAGATGAAGAGGCCGCTCAAGCAACGGCAGATACCTTTATTGCAGCATTAGAAAAACAAGATTATACCGCTATGAGCCAGGTTGTTTCTGAAGAATCATTGACCGCAATTGATTATACAAGGGAATCAATGTCAGAGCGCTATACGACAGTGTACGGTGGGATAGGAGCAGCGGAATTAGACATATCCGATTTGGCTGTTACGCAGAACGAGGAAACAGATCAATACGAGATTGCTTATACGGTAAATATGGAAACGGCGTTAGGTGAATTAGAAGAAAAACAGTATGAAACAACCCTTTCTAAAGTAGATAGCGATTACCAAGTTGATTGGAATACACAACTTATTTTTCCAGATATGGAACCAACAGATAAAATTTCTATCGTAAAAACAGCAGGTGAACGAGGGGAAATCTTAGATAAAGATGGTTCGCCATTGGCAACTAAAGGAATCTCATGGCAAGTGGGTCTGCAGCCTGTTGCTTTAGGTGAAGGAGATCAAAGGACAACTAATTTAGAAGAAATTGCTGAAACATATGACGTTACAGTGGAAGAACTAACGAGCTTGTTAGAGCAAGGCTGGGTAACACCAGAAAGCTTTGTACCTTTTAAACTGTTGGCTCAAGATGCAGAGCTGCCACAAGTTACCGGAGTGCTTTATCAAGAAACAACCAATCGCACATATCCGTTAAATGAAGCAGCTGCCCATTTGATTGGCTATGTTGGAGATGCTTCCGCAGAAGATATTGAAGAAAATCCAACACTGAGCTCCGGAGACCTCATTGGCAAGTCTGGTTTAGAAGCAACTTATGATGAACGGTTAAGAGGTCAAAAAGGTGGCCGAATCGAGATTCAAACAAGTGACGACGAATTGAAAATGGTATTGCAAGAAACAGAAGTTGAAGATGGCGAAGATATCACTTTGACTATTGATGCTGATATGCAACAAGCTGCTTACGATCAATTAACGGGAGAGCAAGGATCAGCTGTTTTCATGAATCCAACAGACGGTAGCTTACTAGCATTAGTCAGTACGCCTTCTTATGATGCAAACGGAATGTCAAATGGCATCAGTTCAGAAGATTACCAAGCTTATGTTGATGATCCAGCGAGTCCATTTTTGGCACGTTATGCGTCTGGATATGCACCCGGATCAACCTTTAAAGTTATTACAGCTGGTATTGGTCTAGATTCAGGAACGATTATCCCAGAAGAAACACAGGCAATTGATGGATTATCTTGGCAAAAAGATGCTTCATGGGGAGACTATCGCGTCACCCGTGTAACAGATGTTCCTAGTGTGAATTTAGCGGATGCTTTTGCGTATTCAGATAATATTTATTTTGCACGAGAAGCATTAGAAATGGGTCAAGAAGTATATGAAGCAGGTTTAAGCAGATATATATTTGGCGAAGATTTAAAATTACCGATCGCAATGAATCCAGCACAAATATCAAATAGTGGTACATTAAATTCAGAAGGAAACTTGGCAGATACAGCATTTGGGCAAGGCGAATTGTTGCTTAATCCTATTCAGCAAGCGGTATCGTATACACCATTTGCAAATGGTGGAAATCTGGTTTACCCTAAATTGACTGCTGATCAAGAAACAGCAGAGTCGAAAGAACCTGTTACACCCGAGTCGGCTGCTATAATCAAAGAGGATCTAATTCAGGCAGTCGAAAAGGAGTACGGTTCTTCGCATAAATTAGCCGTTATTGACCAACAAATCGCAGCTAAAACGGGTACAGCTGAAACTACAGAAGCTGAAACAGAAGGTGAAGATGCTGAAACGAATGGTTTCTTACTAGCTTTTGATGCCGAAAATAGTGATTACTTGATGCTAGCCATGATTGAAGGAGAATCAAGTGGTTCAGTTATCGATACTATGCTTCCAATGCTTGAAAAAATGGATACATTCCAATAA
- a CDS encoding PTS sugar transporter subunit IIC, translating to MKKETFTDRLYKASQGIAAAVVVTLGIGLLIQSIGELLGLTTLVTIGAITKTLLIPGLGIGISYYLKTDILTMLSATAAGVIGGRAYILTDGVLSLKSGEPVGALVAIAIAIVVGTFLFNKTRFNMILVPFVSILISGIAGYALSSPIAFILTSVSSLITSSVAGFPLLSSMVLGLVFGMLILSPASSAAVALALQLDGSAGAAALIGCSVQFTVFAFLSLKDNDAGTFLGHLIITPKLQTGNIIKHPKVALFPLLLGTILAPVGVLVFNLEASAEIAGMGLCALVSVFGIASSQGLPATFSYLFVVIILPGLLSILFKPFLIKSNLLKPNELKVTI from the coding sequence ATGAAAAAAGAAACATTCACCGATCGACTTTACAAAGCATCCCAAGGTATTGCTGCAGCGGTTGTAGTAACTTTAGGTATTGGATTATTGATCCAAAGTATTGGAGAACTATTAGGTCTTACAACACTCGTTACCATTGGCGCTATCACAAAAACGCTATTGATTCCTGGACTAGGTATTGGGATCAGTTATTATTTAAAAACAGATATTTTAACCATGCTGAGCGCTACAGCAGCAGGTGTGATCGGTGGTCGCGCCTATATTTTGACAGATGGTGTTCTGTCTTTAAAAAGTGGTGAACCTGTTGGCGCTTTAGTAGCTATTGCCATCGCGATCGTCGTCGGTACGTTTTTATTTAATAAAACACGTTTCAACATGATTTTGGTGCCTTTTGTCAGTATATTGATCAGTGGAATAGCAGGTTATGCTTTATCCTCACCCATAGCTTTTATACTAACCTCAGTTTCATCATTGATCACTTCTTCTGTAGCCGGCTTCCCACTTTTATCTTCCATGGTTTTAGGCTTAGTTTTCGGTATGCTGATCCTATCACCCGCTTCATCAGCTGCCGTTGCTCTTGCTTTGCAATTAGATGGCTCTGCTGGAGCAGCTGCTTTAATTGGTTGCAGCGTTCAATTTACAGTCTTTGCTTTTCTCAGTCTGAAAGATAACGATGCGGGAACGTTCTTAGGTCACTTGATCATCACGCCAAAACTGCAAACTGGAAATATTATAAAACATCCTAAAGTTGCTTTATTCCCATTGTTATTGGGAACGATTTTAGCTCCTGTTGGGGTCTTAGTTTTTAATTTAGAAGCTTCCGCTGAAATTGCAGGTATGGGTCTATGTGCATTAGTATCCGTTTTTGGAATCGCCTCTTCCCAAGGACTGCCTGCAACATTTTCGTACCTTTTTGTAGTAATTATTTTACCAGGTCTATTAAGTATTTTATTCAAGCCTTTTCTGATCAAATCAAATCTATTGAAGCCCAATGAATTAAAAGTGACTATCTAA
- a CDS encoding M15 family metallopeptidase, which yields MNKKFALLLITTGILGGCEQFNQESSSQPNQVSQTSSSIESLTPEEEQEQAAEAEQQAMLDTLPAVSTDDWNLNLVNNWTKIDESVEIPLKELPEGYPVDERIFLVDERIIPDYVAMIDAGKEAGHEILAVSTYRSVELQTTNYNSRIQQYLDEGKSQEEAVKLTEDYIAIPGGSEHHTGLAIDVMDTEWVNTGKGLIAEFDTQESQQWLVEHAAEYGFVLRFPEGKKEATGIEYESWHFRYVGKENAAYMKEHDLALEEYIALLEEAGK from the coding sequence ATGAATAAAAAATTTGCCTTACTATTGATCACAACCGGTATATTAGGAGGGTGCGAACAATTCAATCAAGAATCTAGCTCACAACCTAATCAAGTTTCACAAACCAGTTCTTCTATTGAATCGCTAACACCAGAAGAAGAACAAGAACAAGCAGCTGAAGCTGAACAACAAGCCATGCTGGATACTTTACCAGCTGTTTCAACAGATGATTGGAATTTAAACCTGGTTAATAATTGGACAAAAATAGATGAATCAGTAGAAATACCCTTAAAAGAATTGCCAGAGGGCTATCCGGTCGATGAACGGATATTTTTAGTTGATGAACGAATCATTCCTGATTATGTCGCTATGATTGATGCTGGAAAAGAAGCGGGTCATGAGATCCTAGCTGTATCAACGTATCGTTCGGTGGAGCTGCAAACCACAAATTACAATAGTAGAATCCAACAATATCTAGATGAAGGAAAGTCTCAAGAAGAAGCCGTTAAATTAACGGAAGATTACATTGCTATTCCAGGTGGAAGTGAACACCATACTGGACTTGCCATTGACGTGATGGATACAGAATGGGTGAATACAGGCAAAGGACTGATTGCCGAATTTGATACGCAAGAATCGCAACAATGGTTAGTGGAGCACGCAGCTGAGTATGGATTTGTCTTGCGGTTCCCTGAAGGCAAAAAAGAAGCGACCGGTATCGAATATGAATCATGGCATTTTCGATATGTTGGAAAAGAAAATGCAGCTTATATGAAAGAGCATGATTTAGCCTTAGAAGAGTACATTGCATTATTAGAAGAGGCCGGCAAATAA
- a CDS encoding DUF1002 domain-containing protein produces the protein MNRFKKLSLTTLTAMSLMGATLVVLPQSAGATTDGIDTTVVDEKWGKPTFIYGGGLSESQITETEALLGIENSENVAVSSVSGQDLIDYLGEGSGNTASMISSVMVQKQDTGEGVDVEIVNPENISQITQDQYANAAITAGVSDVKIEVASVSKVTGESALTGIYKAFDVNGEELDQERMEVAQNELETTNEIAQENVEDEGFDTAKFDQAIIDIKQSLADLKEQQGELATKEDVERIINEALENNDLQNAVSQDQIDQLMALFEKYQQTSAIDSAEVKEQLSNLSDTVQDKFGDALQQAEDSGLVDKVGNFFGQIWDAIVGLFK, from the coding sequence ATGAATCGATTTAAAAAACTGAGTTTAACAACTTTAACTGCAATGAGCTTAATGGGAGCAACTTTAGTTGTCTTGCCACAATCTGCCGGTGCCACAACGGATGGGATCGATACAACGGTTGTTGATGAAAAATGGGGAAAACCTACTTTTATCTACGGTGGTGGATTATCAGAAAGTCAAATAACTGAGACAGAAGCGCTATTAGGGATTGAAAATTCTGAGAATGTAGCTGTCAGTAGCGTTTCAGGACAGGATTTGATTGATTACTTAGGCGAGGGATCTGGAAATACAGCCAGCATGATTTCATCCGTAATGGTACAGAAACAAGATACTGGTGAAGGTGTCGATGTCGAAATCGTTAATCCAGAAAATATCAGCCAAATCACACAAGACCAATACGCAAATGCAGCGATTACTGCAGGAGTCAGTGATGTAAAAATCGAAGTAGCAAGTGTTAGCAAGGTAACGGGAGAAAGTGCTTTAACTGGAATTTATAAAGCTTTCGACGTTAACGGAGAAGAATTAGACCAAGAACGCATGGAAGTAGCCCAAAATGAATTAGAAACAACTAATGAAATCGCACAAGAAAACGTTGAAGATGAAGGCTTTGATACAGCCAAATTTGACCAAGCGATCATTGATATCAAACAAAGCTTAGCAGACTTAAAAGAACAGCAAGGTGAATTGGCTACAAAAGAGGATGTTGAGCGAATCATTAATGAAGCGTTAGAAAACAATGATTTACAAAATGCCGTTTCACAAGATCAAATTGATCAATTGATGGCCTTATTTGAAAAGTATCAACAAACAAGTGCGATTGACTCAGCCGAAGTAAAAGAACAATTAAGCAACTTATCAGATACCGTTCAAGATAAATTTGGGGATGCCTTACAGCAAGCCGAAGATAGTGGTTTAGTAGATAAAGTTGGCAATTTCTTTGGTCAAATATGGGATGCTATCGTAGGATTGTTTAAGTAA